The following proteins come from a genomic window of Companilactobacillus pabuli:
- the lgt gene encoding prolipoprotein diacylglyceryl transferase → MSFNLLALNPIAFNLGGLQVHWYGIIIALGALVGVIMAMREAKRRHLDPDNILDLVLYGVPIALVGARLYYVIFELPFYLANPSEIIKIWHGGIAIYGGLIAAFIVLLVLCKKRNISPWLMLDIAAPSVLFGQIVGRWGNFMNQEAFGAKTSLDFLQSLHLPHFIIEQMYINGAYRQPTFLYESVGNLIGLVLILVLRNKKHLFKRGEVFLAYLIWYPAVRFFVEGMRTDSLYILPGVRVSQVLSLVLFVVAIGLFIYRRKRQKQPWYNEL, encoded by the coding sequence ATGAGTTTTAACCTATTAGCATTGAATCCAATTGCGTTTAATCTGGGGGGATTACAAGTACATTGGTATGGAATCATCATTGCCTTAGGCGCTTTAGTAGGTGTCATTATGGCAATGCGTGAGGCCAAAAGACGTCATCTCGATCCAGATAATATTTTGGATTTAGTCTTGTATGGGGTACCGATTGCCTTAGTTGGTGCTCGATTGTATTATGTGATTTTTGAATTGCCATTTTATCTGGCCAATCCGAGTGAAATTATTAAGATTTGGCACGGTGGAATTGCCATTTATGGTGGTTTGATCGCTGCTTTTATCGTATTACTAGTCTTGTGCAAAAAGAGAAATATTTCTCCTTGGTTGATGTTAGATATTGCAGCACCATCAGTCTTATTTGGTCAAATTGTTGGTCGTTGGGGTAATTTCATGAATCAAGAGGCTTTTGGTGCCAAAACTAGTTTAGACTTTTTGCAATCATTGCATTTGCCACATTTTATTATTGAACAAATGTATATCAATGGAGCTTATCGTCAACCAACATTTTTGTATGAATCTGTTGGAAATTTGATTGGTTTAGTTTTGATCTTAGTTTTGAGAAATAAAAAGCACCTCTTTAAGCGTGGAGAAGTATTTTTAGCCTACTTAATTTGGTATCCAGCTGTTCGATTCTTTGTCGAAGGGATGCGAACGGATAGTTTGTACATCCTTCCTGGAGTTAGAGTTTCACAAGTCTTATCATTAGTTTTATTCGTTGTCGCTATCGGTTTATTCATTTATCGACGTAAACGACAAAAACAACCTTGGTACAATGAATTGTGA
- the trxB gene encoding thioredoxin-disulfide reductase, protein MKTYDVVVIGAGPGGLTAALYASRANLSVMILDRGIYGGQMNNTAAIENYPGFDSILGPDLSEKMYKSSTQFGADFGYGAVESVEDKGNVKIIHTDDGDYETKALIIATGSQYKKIGVPGEEELSGRGVSYCAVCDGAFFKGQDVAVIGGGDSAVEEGIYLTQLAKSVTIIHRRDQLRAQKILQDRAFKNDKIKFVWNADVKEITSEDEKVSGVRYVDKKTGEEHVVPAKGAFIYVGIKPMTEPFKGLGVLDKDGWIDTNEHMETKVPGIFAVGDVRKKDLRQVAIAVGEGGIAGQQAYNYIQELSDSEVSAK, encoded by the coding sequence ATGAAAACATATGATGTAGTAGTTATTGGTGCGGGACCTGGTGGTTTAACAGCTGCTTTATACGCTTCACGTGCTAATTTGTCAGTAATGATTCTTGATCGTGGTATTTATGGTGGTCAAATGAACAACACCGCTGCAATCGAAAATTATCCTGGCTTTGATTCAATTTTGGGCCCAGACCTAAGTGAAAAGATGTATAAATCATCAACTCAATTTGGAGCTGACTTTGGTTATGGTGCTGTTGAATCAGTTGAAGATAAAGGGAATGTTAAAATCATCCATACAGATGATGGCGATTATGAAACAAAGGCTTTGATTATTGCCACTGGTTCACAATACAAGAAGATTGGCGTACCTGGTGAGGAAGAATTATCAGGTCGTGGAGTTTCTTACTGTGCTGTCTGTGATGGTGCATTCTTCAAAGGTCAAGACGTTGCCGTTATCGGTGGTGGAGATTCTGCCGTTGAAGAAGGTATTTATTTAACACAATTAGCTAAGTCCGTAACAATTATTCACCGTCGTGATCAATTACGTGCCCAAAAGATTTTGCAAGATCGTGCATTTAAGAATGATAAGATCAAATTCGTTTGGAATGCTGATGTTAAGGAAATCACAAGTGAAGACGAAAAGGTTTCCGGTGTACGTTATGTTGACAAAAAGACTGGTGAGGAACATGTCGTTCCAGCTAAGGGTGCCTTTATCTATGTTGGTATCAAACCAATGACTGAACCATTCAAGGGCCTAGGTGTGCTTGATAAAGATGGTTGGATCGATACTAATGAACACATGGAAACAAAGGTTCCTGGAATCTTTGCTGTCGGTGATGTTAGAAAGAAAGACTTGCGTCAAGTTGCTATCGCTGTTGGTGAAGGTGGAATTGCCGGACAACAAGCTTACAACTATATTCAAGAACTTTCTGATAGTGAAGTTTCGGCTAAGTAA
- a CDS encoding helix-turn-helix domain-containing protein: MREVVNNNMDRLMNESGFNIAKNLKILRREKNVTQKEVAQHLNIDVTTLSHYETGIRMPDIDTLIALARYYNTDINRIISSEAY; encoded by the coding sequence ATGCGTGAAGTAGTAAATAATAATATGGATCGTTTGATGAATGAATCCGGTTTTAATATTGCAAAAAACTTGAAAATCCTTAGAAGAGAAAAAAACGTTACTCAAAAGGAAGTTGCCCAACATTTAAATATTGATGTCACAACCTTATCTCACTATGAAACTGGTATTAGAATGCCAGATATCGATACTTTGATTGCTTTAGCTAGATACTATAATACGGATATTAACAGGATCATCAGTAGTGAAGCTTACTAA
- a CDS encoding phospho-sugar mutase, with the protein MSWQDNMQQWLDYKDLDPDMKQQLNEMKNDSKVAEEAFYEPMEFGTAGMRGLIGPGINRMNIYTVRQATEGLASFMDTLDEKVKAQGVAISYDSRYYSQDFAYESAKVLGVHGIHSYVFDSLRPTPELSFAVRSLHTYAGIMITASHNPKQYNGFKIYGPDGGQMPPAESDNITSFARKASDLFSIKVMSVPQLRADKLLTLIGEDVDLNYMKNLETVIVNPKLIEDIGDKMKFVYSPLHGTGKMIAPRIFQKLGFKNFNMVTEQAILDPEFATTPFPNPEFAQTFDLAIERGKKIGANILIATDPDADRLGAAVRQPDGSYKLMTGNQIASVLLNYLLMAKKDLKELPANGAVVKSIVSSELATAIANKYDVKMFDVLTGFKYIAETIEQFEKTNSHEFLFGFEESYGYLVKPFVRDKDAMQSTLLLAEAAAYYESEGKTIYDALEDLYKEFGYYREKTISKTFEGISGKDKMAQIMKTLREEGIESINGVKVVESIDYLNNTDVTASGTKETGLPKANVLKYVLADDTWVAARPSGTEPKMKFYIGVKSDTEDGAAKKLAEFAKEIEGWE; encoded by the coding sequence ATGTCTTGGCAAGATAATATGCAACAATGGCTCGACTATAAAGATTTAGATCCAGATATGAAACAACAGCTCAATGAGATGAAGAATGACTCAAAAGTAGCTGAAGAAGCTTTCTATGAACCTATGGAGTTCGGTACAGCAGGTATGCGTGGTTTGATTGGACCTGGTATCAACCGCATGAATATTTATACGGTTCGTCAAGCTACTGAAGGACTAGCATCATTTATGGATACTTTGGACGAAAAAGTGAAAGCCCAAGGTGTAGCAATTAGTTATGATTCTCGCTACTATTCACAAGATTTTGCTTACGAATCAGCTAAAGTTTTGGGTGTTCACGGAATTCACAGTTACGTCTTTGATAGTTTGAGACCAACACCGGAATTATCTTTTGCTGTAAGAAGCTTGCACACTTATGCAGGAATTATGATTACGGCAAGCCACAATCCTAAGCAATACAATGGTTTCAAAATTTATGGTCCAGATGGGGGACAAATGCCTCCAGCTGAATCTGACAATATTACTAGTTTTGCTCGTAAAGCTAGCGACCTCTTTAGCATCAAGGTTATGTCAGTACCTCAATTGCGTGCTGACAAGTTGTTGACTTTGATTGGTGAAGACGTTGATTTGAATTATATGAAGAATCTTGAAACAGTAATCGTAAATCCTAAGTTGATTGAAGATATTGGTGACAAGATGAAGTTTGTTTACTCACCACTTCACGGAACAGGTAAGATGATTGCTCCAAGAATTTTCCAAAAATTAGGTTTTAAGAATTTCAACATGGTAACAGAACAAGCCATCCTTGATCCAGAGTTTGCGACAACTCCTTTCCCTAATCCGGAATTTGCCCAAACTTTTGATTTGGCTATCGAACGTGGTAAAAAGATTGGTGCTAATATTTTAATTGCAACTGATCCTGATGCTGATCGTTTAGGAGCCGCAGTAAGACAACCGGATGGTTCTTATAAATTAATGACTGGTAATCAAATTGCTTCAGTTCTATTGAACTATCTTTTGATGGCTAAAAAAGACTTGAAGGAATTACCAGCTAACGGAGCAGTTGTTAAATCAATTGTATCTTCAGAATTGGCTACAGCAATTGCTAATAAATATGATGTTAAGATGTTCGACGTTTTGACAGGATTCAAATATATTGCCGAAACAATTGAACAATTTGAAAAGACTAATAGCCATGAATTCCTCTTTGGATTCGAAGAAAGTTACGGTTATCTAGTTAAACCTTTCGTTCGTGATAAAGATGCTATGCAATCAACTCTTTTGTTGGCTGAAGCAGCTGCTTATTATGAATCAGAAGGTAAGACAATCTATGATGCTCTAGAAGATCTTTACAAAGAATTTGGTTATTATCGTGAAAAGACTATTTCCAAGACTTTTGAAGGTATTTCTGGAAAAGACAAAATGGCTCAAATCATGAAGACACTTCGTGAAGAAGGTATCGAGTCAATCAATGGCGTTAAAGTAGTTGAATCAATTGACTACTTGAATAACACCGATGTCACTGCCAGTGGTACTAAGGAAACGGGTCTACCAAAGGCCAACGTTTTGAAGTACGTTCTAGCTGATGACACGTGGGTTGCCGCTAGACCATCAGGAACTGAACCTAAGATGAAGTTCTACATTGGTGTTAAGAGTGACACTGAAGATGGTGCCGCTAAGAAACTAGCCGAATTTGCTAAAGAAATCGAAGGCTGGGAATAA
- a CDS encoding alkaline phosphatase family protein: MSTNQHLVIISLDSLGFNDINEHQSELPTLNKLVNGGTWVKEVSGIYPTLTYPSHTTIITGQYPNVHGIVNNTKIQTTRRSPDWYWYQKDIQVPTLYDLAHKNKMKTAAFLWPVTAGSKITYNLAEIFPNRIWTNQVLVSLKASSPLFILEMNKKYGKLRNGIKQPQLDEFITACAVDTIKNKKPNLTLLHLVDMDSMRHRYGVRSDEAMQALHRLDKHVKQIVDATKEAGTFDDTNFVILGDHYQINVDKMIHLNTLFAKRGWLTGNPDQTIRKDWSVLAKTCDGSTYIYTKNFSQIKRLREVISGVEGVERIYSNEEAIARGADPKCTLMVEAKAGYYFTDEGSRSNVVEKVMPEMMGHPDRYQGVHGYDPQKSGYKTTIIFNGPMIKENQTIDGAKLVDEAPTFAKLLGLKFPEPLAGSAIEGIFKD, translated from the coding sequence TTGTCTACAAATCAACATTTAGTAATTATTTCGTTAGATTCATTAGGATTTAACGATATTAATGAACATCAATCAGAACTCCCAACACTGAACAAACTGGTTAACGGAGGAACTTGGGTCAAAGAAGTTAGTGGAATTTATCCAACTTTGACGTATCCTTCGCATACAACTATTATTACTGGTCAATATCCGAATGTTCATGGGATCGTTAATAATACCAAAATTCAAACGACTCGACGTTCCCCAGATTGGTACTGGTATCAAAAGGACATTCAAGTACCAACACTTTATGATTTAGCTCACAAAAATAAAATGAAAACGGCAGCTTTTTTGTGGCCAGTAACTGCAGGCAGCAAAATTACTTATAATTTGGCAGAAATTTTCCCTAATCGGATTTGGACTAACCAAGTTTTAGTCTCTCTGAAAGCTAGTTCGCCTTTATTTATTTTAGAAATGAACAAAAAATACGGCAAATTACGTAATGGTATCAAACAACCACAATTGGATGAGTTTATCACTGCTTGTGCCGTCGATACGATTAAAAATAAGAAACCTAATTTGACGCTTTTGCATCTTGTAGATATGGACAGTATGCGCCACCGTTATGGCGTTCGTTCTGATGAGGCAATGCAGGCCTTACATCGACTTGATAAACACGTTAAGCAAATTGTCGATGCTACTAAAGAAGCAGGAACTTTTGACGATACTAATTTCGTAATATTAGGTGACCATTACCAAATTAATGTTGATAAGATGATTCACTTGAATACATTATTTGCTAAACGTGGTTGGTTAACGGGTAATCCTGATCAGACGATTAGAAAAGATTGGTCCGTGTTAGCAAAAACTTGTGACGGCTCAACGTATATTTATACGAAGAATTTCAGCCAAATTAAACGTTTGCGAGAAGTTATCTCTGGAGTAGAAGGTGTCGAACGGATTTATTCCAATGAAGAGGCTATTGCTCGTGGAGCTGATCCTAAATGCACGTTGATGGTTGAAGCTAAAGCTGGTTATTATTTCACTGATGAGGGCAGTCGTTCAAATGTTGTGGAAAAAGTTATGCCAGAAATGATGGGACATCCTGATCGTTACCAAGGAGTTCACGGTTATGATCCACAAAAGTCAGGCTATAAGACGACGATTATCTTTAATGGACCAATGATCAAAGAAAATCAAACGATTGACGGTGCTAAATTAGTTGACGAGGCACCAACTTTTGCTAAATTGTTGGGATTAAAATTCCCTGAACCATTAGCTGGAAGTGCTATCGAGGGTATTTTTAAAGATTAG
- a CDS encoding MFS transporter, whose amino-acid sequence MRFNKKQWSWIFYDWANSGYGIIVTTAVLPVYFKSVAQNSGVSQANATAFWGYANSFGTLIVSILAPVLGALADYPHHKKKLLTSFSFLGILMTFGLALLPPNQWQILLAVYILSIIGYSAGNLFYDSFLTDVADNSRMDSLSSNGYAYGYLGGVLAFILFLVLQLTSGFGMLSSYGVARWSFFLAAIWWLIFFVPLLKNVQQVYSLPENPHPITSSFKRVWETITHLRKYKAAAWFLVAYFFYIDGVDTIFTMATSIGMDMGITTTTLMLVLLVVQLVAFPFSILYGWIANHFSARKGILLAIILYFGICLYALKLETAKDFWILAVLVGTSQGGIQALSRSYFGKLIPKDSGSEFFGFYNILGKFSAVLGPVLVGIVTQITGKSTIGAASLSVLFLIGLAIFMMLPRLTKE is encoded by the coding sequence ATGAGATTCAATAAAAAACAATGGAGTTGGATTTTTTATGACTGGGCTAACTCGGGTTATGGAATTATCGTTACCACAGCAGTTTTGCCAGTTTATTTCAAATCGGTAGCTCAAAATTCAGGAGTATCACAGGCTAATGCGACGGCATTTTGGGGTTATGCCAATAGTTTTGGAACTTTGATAGTTTCTATTTTGGCACCAGTTTTAGGTGCGTTGGCTGATTATCCGCACCACAAAAAGAAATTATTGACTAGCTTTTCATTTTTAGGAATTTTAATGACATTTGGATTAGCGTTATTACCACCTAATCAATGGCAAATATTACTAGCTGTGTATATCCTGTCGATAATTGGATACTCAGCGGGGAATCTATTTTATGATAGTTTCTTGACCGATGTGGCCGATAATTCACGAATGGACTCACTTTCGTCAAATGGCTATGCTTATGGTTATTTAGGTGGTGTCCTAGCCTTTATTTTGTTCTTAGTTTTACAATTGACGAGTGGCTTTGGGATGTTGTCTAGTTATGGCGTCGCCCGTTGGAGTTTCTTCTTGGCGGCAATTTGGTGGTTAATATTCTTTGTTCCACTGCTAAAAAATGTTCAACAAGTTTATTCTTTACCAGAAAACCCACATCCTATTACTTCGAGTTTTAAACGAGTATGGGAAACTATAACACATTTACGCAAATACAAAGCTGCTGCTTGGTTCTTAGTAGCATATTTCTTCTATATTGATGGAGTTGATACGATTTTTACGATGGCAACATCAATCGGGATGGATATGGGTATTACGACGACGACTTTGATGTTAGTTTTGTTAGTTGTCCAATTAGTCGCTTTTCCATTCTCCATTTTGTATGGTTGGATAGCTAATCATTTTTCTGCTCGTAAGGGAATTTTATTAGCAATTATTTTGTATTTTGGAATTTGTTTATATGCCTTAAAACTAGAAACAGCAAAGGACTTTTGGATTTTGGCTGTTTTAGTAGGGACTAGTCAAGGTGGTATTCAAGCTTTGAGTAGATCATATTTTGGCAAATTGATTCCTAAAGATTCCGGTAGTGAATTCTTCGGATTTTATAATATTTTAGGTAAATTTTCAGCCGTTTTAGGACCAGTTTTGGTTGGTATTGTGACACAAATTACTGGTAAATCAACGATTGGAGCAGCTTCATTAAGTGTATTGTTCCTAATTGGTTTGGCAATTTTTATGATGTTGCCACGATTGACAAAGGAATAA